Genomic window (Candidatus Omnitrophota bacterium):
GGGATGTTGGAACTGGTATACAATGCAGACTTAAAATCTGCTGTTCCGTAAGGGACGTGTGGGTTCGAATCCCACTCCCGGCACCACGAACAATGTTCCTCGTTCAAAAAAGTGAGAGTATAAGATGAAAAAAATATGGATAAATAAAGCGTCTTCATTCCGGGACGCGGAAAGATTTGATAGAGATTATTACCTTGCTATGGGTGCTTCAAAAAGGCTCGAAGAAATGCAATTATTAAGAGAGATATATTATAAAATTAAAAAGAGGGGCAGTTATGAAGGTAGAAAAAGATTTCGAAGAGTTATTAAAATTATTCAATAAAAACCGGGTTAGGTATTGTATCATCGGTGCTTTTGCAGTCGCTTTTCACGCAAGGCCGCGATACACCAAAGATATGGATATCTTAGTAGAGCCTACTAGCGAAAACAGCAAAAGAATTGTGAAGGCCCTAATTGAATTCGGTTTTGAAAGTTTGGGTTTGTCAGAAAAAGATTTTAGCCAAGAAGGCAGGTTTGTGCAGCTGGGGCATGAACCGGTTAGGATTGATATCATAACATCTATAGCGGGTTGTAGTTTTAAACAGATATGGCGGAATAAAACTGTCGGCATGTACGGAAGAGAAAAGGTATTTTTTATTGGACTGAAAGAATTGATAAAAAGTAAGAAGAAAGCGGCACGATATCAGGATAAAGCGGATTTAACTATCCTGACGAATAAATAAAAGAGAGAAATACCATGAATCTCGAGACATTACGACATAGCGCGTCGCACATAATGGCAGATGCGGTGAAAGAATTGTATCCGGACGTCAAGCTGGGCATAGGCCCCGCCATAGAAGACGGTTTCTACTATGATTTTGACCGTAAAGACGCTTTTCGGCCTGAAGACCTCGCGAAAATAGAAGAAAAGATGCGCGAGATCATCTCCAAAAACGATAAATTCACCTGCGAGGAGATGAAAAAGCAGGATGCAGTCCGCCTTTTCGAAAAGACGGGCGAAAAGTATAAAGTCGAGATCATAAAAGAACTCGAAGGCGACAAAATCACCATTTACAAACACGGAAAATTCACGGATCTATGCAAAGGCCCGCACGTAAACTCTACCGGCGAGGTGAAGAGTTTCAAATTGCTATCAATTGCCGGCGCGTACTGGCGCGGCAACGAAAATAACCCCATGCTTCAGCGTATCTACGGCACAGCATTCTCAAGCGATAAAGAACTCGCGGAATATTTAAAATTTGTTGAGGAGTCAAAGAAGCGCGACCACAGAAAACTCGGGAAAGAACTCGAACTTTTTACCATACAAGACAATATCGGCGCCGGGCTCGTTTTATATTATCCGAAAGGCGCGATGCTGCGTAGTATCATAGAAGACTTCATAAAAAAAGAGCACTTCAAAAGAGGCTACGAATTTGTCAGAAGCCCCCACATCATGAAAAGCGATATATGGGTCCAGTCGGGCCACTACGAATATTATAAAGAGAACATGTACATATTTAAGATAGAGAACCAGGAATACGCGATCAAGCCGATGAACTGCCCGGGCCACATGCTCGTTTATAAATCGCGGGTCAGGAGCTACCGGGAGCTGCCTATAAAATTATTTGAGCTCGGCGATGTCTACAGGCACGAAAAGTCCGGCGTCCTGCACGGCCTTCTACGGGTAAGGGGTTTTACCCAGGACGATGCCCACATCTTCTGCTTGAGAGAGCAGGTCGAAGACGAGATAATAAAGGTCATAGATTTCGTCAAGGACGTGATGGATATTTTCGGATTTAAGGATATGGATATCGAGCTCAGCACGCGGCCGCCAAAATATATCGGGAAAGTTGAGGACTGGGAAAGGGCCCAGGAGGCGCTCATCAATTCATTAAAGAGAAAAAAATTGGACTTCGAGATCTGCGAAGGCGAGGGCGCCTTTTACGGGCCGAAGATAGACATAAAGATAAAAGACGCGTTGAAGCGGCCGTGGCAATGCGCGACGATACAATGCGACTTTGCGCTTCCCGAGAGATTTGACCTTAAGTACACCGGGCAGGACGGAAAAGAGGAAAGGCCCATAATGCTTCACAGGGTAATACTCGGCTCACTCGAGCGCTTTATAGGCACTTTGATAGAGCATTATGCCGGAGAGTTTCCGCTCTGGCTTGCGCCGGTGCAGATGGTGCTTATACCGATATCCGATAAGCAAAACGAATACGCCGAGACGCTGCGGGAGAAGTTTTCTAAAGAAGATTTTAGGGTAGAGATTGACAAAAGGGACGAGAAGATGCAGAAGAAGATCAGGACCGCGGAATTGGAAAAGGTCCCTTATATGCTCATAGTGGGGGGAAAAGAGGCAAAGGCCGATAGCGTTTCGGTAAGATCTAAAAAGTCAGGCGATCTTGGGATTCTGAGGATCGAAGAATTTATAAAGAAGGTAAAGGACGAAATAAATAGGAAACAATGAAATCCCTCGCTTAAGCACTTGAAAATTTCTTCGAAATTTTCTGCGTAAGCTCGGGATAAATTCGCCCTAACAGGCGAAAAGCGGCTAACAACTTACGTCGCAGCGAGAGAAAATAAATGCTCCGTAAGTTGTGGGCTCATTTAGGGGGTGGTTCATATCCAGATCAGGATAAGAATAAACGAGAGTATACGCATAAAGGAAGTCAGGGTCATAGGCGAAAACAGTGAGCAGATAGGAGTATTGGCCACAAGTGAGGCGCTTCGCATGGCGAGGGAGCGTGGTTTTGACCTTGTGGAAATTTCACCCAAATCCAATCCGCCCGTCTGCAGGATCATGGACTTCTCAAAATATAAATATGAACAGGAAAAGAAAGAGCGGCTTGCCCGGAAAAAACAGAAGGTGGTCCACATAAAAGAGATAAAAATAAAGCCGAATATCGAAGAAAACGACTATCAGGTCAAACTGAAGCATCTAAAACGTTTTCTGGAGCGGGGCGACAAGGCCAAAGTGACACTTGTGTTCCGAGGCAGAGAGATGGCGCATACTGACATCGGAATAAAGCTTATGAACAGATTGATGAAAGACCTAAGTGAGATCGCCGAACCCGAAAAGATGCCGGTTTTAGAACACAGGGCGATGGTCCTCATAATAAACCCGAAATAGCCCCTCGACTTCGCTCGGGATAATTTGCATACGTACGATAGAGGGCAAATTGGAGAATATCATGCCAAAATTGAAGACAAGAAAAGCTGTGGCAAAACGCTTCAAGATTACCAAATGGGGCAAAGTAAAGAGGATGCAGGCGGGCAAGAGCCACATATTGACGAAGAAAGAGAAAAAAAGAAAAAGACACCTGAGGCACGGCGTACTTGTTTCAAGCGCTTTTGCGCGCAATATAAAACGGCAGCTGCCGTACGGATAGTGAAGCAGCGGACAAGATAAAGAACAGGAGAACAACATGGCTAGAGTAAAACACGCGGTTTCTTCGAGGAGAAGGCGAAAGGCCGTATTAAAGCGGGCTAAAGGCGGTTACGGCGGCAGGAGTAAATTATATCGTACTGCCAAAGAGACTGTTATGCGCGCAATGGCCTACAGCTACAGGGACAGAAAGGTAAAAAAGAGGACCTTCAGGAGGCTTTGGATCGTGAGGATAAACGCGGCCTGTAGGATGCAGGGTATTTCTTACAGCAAGTTTATGAACGGCTTGAGGAAGATCAAAGCGGCGATAGACAGAAAGATCCTGGCTGATATGGCCGTCAACGATATGCCTTCGTTTGTTAAATTGGTCGAGGCGGTAAAAAAGGCGCCCGCATCGGCACGCCCGGTCAAAAAATAAGACAGCTTGGGACGGGATATGGAAGAAAAATTAAACCAGCTTGAGAAAGGTATCTTAGAAGCGCTCGATAATGCCCGGACGTCGGAGAGTCTTGAGGAGATCCGCATAAAATATATGGGCAGAAAAGGCGAGCTTACCGAGATACTCAAAAATATAAAGAATGTGCCTTCGGCGGACCGGCCGCGTATCGGCGAGCGGGTGAATGCGCTCAAGAAGTCGCTGGAGGAGAAGATCCGGGAAAAATTGCAGACACTGGGGGGCGGAGAAAAGGGCGCAGAAAGTTTTATAGACCTTTCTCTGCCTGGATCAAGGCGCGAAATAGGCTCCAAGCATCCTCTTACTCAGATAATCGATGAGATATGCGGCGTCTTCGTAGGGCTAGGGTTTCGCATAGAAGAGGGGCCCGAAATAGAGACCGAATATTATAATTTTACAGCGCTCAATATCCCCGATGACCACCCTTCGAGGGAGACCTTCCATACATTTTTTCTCGATGTTCCGGCTGAAAGGCATGAAGGCCGCGGCAAAGACTACAAGGTCCTTTTGAGAAGCCAGACTTCAACCGGACAGATCAGAGTCATGGAAAAAGAGAAGCCCCCGCTTCAGGTCATAATACCGGGCAGGGTTTACAGGCCCGACGCCACAGACGCGTCCCATTCTTTCATGTTTCATCAGGTGGAAGGCCTTATGGTGGACGAGGATATAAGGTTTTCGGACCTGAAGGGCGTGTTGGACCTCTTTTGCAAGTCGATGTTCGGAAAAAATGTTAAAACCAGATTCAGGCCGCACTACTTTCCGTTTACCGAGCCGAGCGCCGAGGTAGATGTCTCGTGCATAATCTGCGGCGGGAAAGGCTGCAGCGTTTGCGGCAAAAAGGGATGGCTCGAAATATTGGGCGCGGGTATGGTGAGCCCGAAAGTATTTGAAGCCGTCGGGTATTCGCCGGAGAAGTGGTCAGGTTTCGCCTTTGGCATGGGCGTAGAGCGCATAGCGATGCTCAAGTGGGGCATCACCGATATCCGCCTCTTCTACGAAAACGATATGAGATTTTTGAAACAGTTTTAGATTATTGGGGTCAGACCCTGATTATGTAAACTACGTAGTTAACATAACGAGGGTCTGACCCCAACAGGATGGTATGAAAATAAGCTACAGCTGGCTAAAAGAATACATAGATATAAAAGAGTCGCCGGAACGCCTCGCCGCCATACTTACAAATAGCGGCAGTGAGGTGAAGGCTATCGAGTTAACAAGCGGCGATTTCATTATGGACATAGAGATCACCCCGAACAGGAGCGATTGCCTGAATTATCTGGGGGTAGCCCGCGAAATATCCGCCCTTACCGGCAAAAAAGTCAAAATGCCTCTCCCCAGGATAAAGAAAAGTTCCGGAGGCGCGCCGTTTAAGGTAGATATAAAGGATAAAACGCTGTGCCCCAGATACACCGCACGGTTTATCAGAAATATAAGTGTGAAGGAATCGCCCGAGTGGCTCAAAAAAAGAATCATTTCCATGGGCCTGAGGCCCGTTAATAATGTAGTGGATATAACCAATTTTGTGCTTTTTGAG
Coding sequences:
- the thrS gene encoding threonine--tRNA ligase, with translation MNLETLRHSASHIMADAVKELYPDVKLGIGPAIEDGFYYDFDRKDAFRPEDLAKIEEKMREIISKNDKFTCEEMKKQDAVRLFEKTGEKYKVEIIKELEGDKITIYKHGKFTDLCKGPHVNSTGEVKSFKLLSIAGAYWRGNENNPMLQRIYGTAFSSDKELAEYLKFVEESKKRDHRKLGKELELFTIQDNIGAGLVLYYPKGAMLRSIIEDFIKKEHFKRGYEFVRSPHIMKSDIWVQSGHYEYYKENMYIFKIENQEYAIKPMNCPGHMLVYKSRVRSYRELPIKLFELGDVYRHEKSGVLHGLLRVRGFTQDDAHIFCLREQVEDEIIKVIDFVKDVMDIFGFKDMDIELSTRPPKYIGKVEDWERAQEALINSLKRKKLDFEICEGEGAFYGPKIDIKIKDALKRPWQCATIQCDFALPERFDLKYTGQDGKEERPIMLHRVILGSLERFIGTLIEHYAGEFPLWLAPVQMVLIPISDKQNEYAETLREKFSKEDFRVEIDKRDEKMQKKIRTAELEKVPYMLIVGGKEAKADSVSVRSKKSGDLGILRIEEFIKKVKDEINRKQ
- the infC gene encoding translation initiation factor IF-3 encodes the protein MRINESIRIKEVRVIGENSEQIGVLATSEALRMARERGFDLVEISPKSNPPVCRIMDFSKYKYEQEKKERLARKKQKVVHIKEIKIKPNIEENDYQVKLKHLKRFLERGDKAKVTLVFRGREMAHTDIGIKLMNRLMKDLSEIAEPEKMPVLEHRAMVLIINPK
- the rpmI gene encoding 50S ribosomal protein L35; its protein translation is MPKLKTRKAVAKRFKITKWGKVKRMQAGKSHILTKKEKKRKRHLRHGVLVSSAFARNIKRQLPYG
- the rplT gene encoding 50S ribosomal protein L20 produces the protein MARVKHAVSSRRRRKAVLKRAKGGYGGRSKLYRTAKETVMRAMAYSYRDRKVKKRTFRRLWIVRINAACRMQGISYSKFMNGLRKIKAAIDRKILADMAVNDMPSFVKLVEAVKKAPASARPVKK
- the pheS gene encoding phenylalanine--tRNA ligase subunit alpha produces the protein MEEKLNQLEKGILEALDNARTSESLEEIRIKYMGRKGELTEILKNIKNVPSADRPRIGERVNALKKSLEEKIREKLQTLGGGEKGAESFIDLSLPGSRREIGSKHPLTQIIDEICGVFVGLGFRIEEGPEIETEYYNFTALNIPDDHPSRETFHTFFLDVPAERHEGRGKDYKVLLRSQTSTGQIRVMEKEKPPLQVIIPGRVYRPDATDASHSFMFHQVEGLMVDEDIRFSDLKGVLDLFCKSMFGKNVKTRFRPHYFPFTEPSAEVDVSCIICGGKGCSVCGKKGWLEILGAGMVSPKVFEAVGYSPEKWSGFAFGMGVERIAMLKWGITDIRLFYENDMRFLKQF
- a CDS encoding phenylalanine--tRNA ligase subunit beta, whose translation is MKISYSWLKEYIDIKESPERLAAILTNSGSEVKAIELTSGDFIMDIEITPNRSDCLNYLGVAREISALTGKKVKMPLPRIKKSSGGAPFKVDIKDKTLCPRYTARFIRNISVKESPEWLKKRIISMGLRPVNNVVDITNFVLFE